Proteins from one Paracoccus aminovorans genomic window:
- a CDS encoding DUF475 domain-containing protein, producing MTQGSNPLSGSGIGGRAPRPTVQYFTWAFIVTVLGLALGAFLGWESTGTVGGTLSVFFICAVLAVLEISLSFDNAIVNANKLKDMTPVWQRRFLTWGIIIAVFGMRIIFPLLIVVIAAKIGPWQAMVLAATQPDEYSRIMHDAHLPIAAFGGTFLMMVGLSFFFDHEKDVHWVKWLEDKMQRYATIRGIEVAVVLVTVLIFSRFLEGAESQVFFSSAIWGLLTFLLVEVLGGLLDSSQQTLQAGAKGGLGAFLYLEVLDASFSFDGVIGAFALTHNLFVIAIGLGIGAMYVRSMTIMLVDRGTLAEYRFLEHGAFYAIIALSVIMFVQPLVHIPEVITGLGGATLIGISFWSSIRWNRHNHKA from the coding sequence ATGACGCAGGGAAGCAATCCTCTTTCGGGGAGCGGCATCGGTGGCCGGGCGCCTCGCCCCACCGTGCAATATTTCACTTGGGCCTTCATCGTCACCGTCCTTGGACTGGCGCTTGGCGCCTTCCTGGGCTGGGAGTCGACCGGAACGGTCGGCGGCACGCTGTCCGTTTTCTTCATCTGCGCCGTGCTCGCGGTGCTGGAAATCTCGCTGTCCTTCGACAATGCGATCGTGAATGCCAACAAGCTCAAGGACATGACGCCGGTCTGGCAGCGGCGCTTCCTGACCTGGGGCATCATCATCGCCGTCTTCGGGATGCGGATCATCTTTCCGCTGCTGATCGTGGTCATCGCGGCCAAGATCGGGCCGTGGCAGGCCATGGTGCTGGCGGCGACGCAGCCGGACGAATATTCGCGCATCATGCATGACGCGCATCTGCCCATCGCGGCCTTCGGCGGCACCTTCCTGATGATGGTCGGCCTGTCGTTCTTCTTCGACCACGAAAAGGACGTCCACTGGGTCAAGTGGCTGGAAGACAAGATGCAGCGCTATGCCACCATCCGCGGCATCGAGGTCGCGGTGGTGCTGGTGACGGTGCTGATCTTCTCGCGCTTCCTGGAGGGGGCCGAATCGCAGGTCTTCTTCAGCTCGGCGATCTGGGGCCTCCTGACCTTCCTGCTGGTCGAGGTGCTGGGCGGGCTGCTGGACAGCAGCCAGCAGACGCTGCAGGCCGGCGCCAAGGGCGGTCTGGGCGCGTTCCTGTATCTGGAAGTGCTGGACGCGTCCTTCAGCTTCGACGGCGTGATCGGCGCCTTCGCGCTGACGCACAACCTGTTCGTCATCGCCATCGGCCTGGGCATCGGCGCCATGTATGTGCGCTCCATGACCATCATGCTGGTCGATCGCGGCACGCTGGCCGAATACCGCTTCCTGGAGCATGGCGCCTTCTATGCCATCATCGCGTTGTCGGTCATCATGTTCGTGCAGCCGCTGGTGCATATCCCCGAGGTCATCACCGGCCTGGGCGGTGCGACGCTGATCGGCATCTCGTTCTGGTCCTCGATCCGCTGGAACCGTCACAACCACAAGGCGTAA
- a CDS encoding AmiS/UreI family transporter has protein sequence MLTGLVLFYVGAVLFLNGLWLLGRIADREIVVINLVTALVSGASVLHDAFGAGASAASIRNGALSLLFCTTYLWVAYNRFSGADGRGLGWFSLFVAITAVPVTLRALADAGSATELWLALNWAVWGVLWFMYFLLLAQGRPIQRQTAWVTLLAGIFTGWLPGFLLLDGLI, from the coding sequence ATGCTGACCGGATTGGTGCTGTTCTATGTCGGTGCGGTGCTGTTTCTCAACGGCCTATGGCTGTTGGGCCGGATCGCGGACCGCGAGATCGTGGTGATCAACCTGGTCACCGCGCTGGTCTCGGGGGCTTCGGTGCTGCACGACGCCTTCGGCGCCGGCGCTTCTGCGGCCAGCATCCGCAACGGCGCGCTGAGCCTTTTGTTCTGCACCACCTATCTGTGGGTCGCCTACAACCGCTTCTCCGGCGCCGACGGCCGCGGCTTGGGCTGGTTCAGCCTGTTCGTCGCCATCACCGCCGTGCCGGTGACCCTGCGCGCCCTGGCCGACGCCGGCAGCGCCACCGAGCTGTGGCTGGCGCTGAACTGGGCGGTCTGGGGCGTCCTTTGGTTCATGTATTTCCTGCTGCTGGCGCAGGGCCGCCCGATCCAGCGGCAGACCGCCTGGGTCACACTGCTGGCCGGGATCTTCACCGGCTGGCTGCCCGGCTTCCTGCTGCTGGACGGGCTGATCTGA
- a CDS encoding NAD-dependent epimerase/dehydratase family protein, translating into MTSDLRVAIIGAGYIASWHADAIKAAPGARLVAVCDPARDAAEALASGYGIAAFTDLDQMIEAGVCDVVHILTPPNLHRDLAVKCLGAGLHVLVEKPVALSVEEVDAMAEAARASGRHLGACHNFLALPSYEKLKAAKSTGDLGLVSSAQINWALPLVPLRSGPYSLWMLRETPNLLLELGPHPFSLATDLLGPLQIEHVSLGQWITLPGGDQRPQSWRILAHAGNVDVTIALSLVETFDDRSVTLRGSSGMARMDFAADTLVVARDNTADLVLNPLLKELGRSGAHLREGVRNAVRQAASLNQKSPYGLSFRATVAAFYDGIRSGRPDPRFAPDAARAVMAGIGEALDRLPALPPVPARPIGTPQPRVMVIGGTGFIGRNLTRRLVERGHDVRVVSRGKNGPFPDLADHVETHGVSMRDEDGLAEAMAGMDVVFNLAKSTDKSWQAALDNDVATTERIGRAAIRAGIGRLIHTGTIASYDMSDPGRTITEATGFGEMETRNIYARSKAEGERRLLAMQAQGLRLVIARPGIVLGDGGPLQHWGIGRWHGAGAVRLWGNGRNILPFVLADDVSDGLIAMMDRDEALGQDFNLIGDPMFSGRDYFDAIHARTGARLKVSGSNLTALWAVDAGKQGLKRYALRRKGATPASLADWKSRGHLSPFDNQKPKRLLGWVPESDRDAFWRRAIDEAHLFW; encoded by the coding sequence ATGACCTCGGACCTGCGCGTCGCCATTATCGGCGCCGGCTACATCGCCTCGTGGCATGCGGATGCGATCAAGGCTGCGCCCGGGGCGCGGCTGGTCGCGGTCTGCGACCCGGCCCGCGACGCGGCCGAGGCGCTGGCCTCGGGCTATGGCATCGCCGCCTTCACCGACCTGGACCAGATGATCGAGGCCGGGGTCTGCGACGTGGTGCATATCCTGACGCCGCCGAACCTGCACCGCGACCTTGCGGTGAAATGCCTGGGCGCGGGGCTGCATGTGCTGGTCGAAAAACCGGTAGCGCTGTCGGTCGAGGAAGTGGACGCCATGGCCGAAGCCGCCCGCGCCAGCGGCCGGCACCTGGGCGCCTGCCACAACTTCCTGGCGCTGCCGTCCTATGAGAAGCTGAAGGCGGCCAAGAGCACCGGCGATCTGGGCCTGGTCAGCAGCGCGCAGATCAACTGGGCGCTGCCGCTGGTGCCGCTGCGGTCGGGGCCCTACAGCCTGTGGATGCTGCGCGAGACGCCGAACCTGCTTCTGGAGCTGGGTCCGCACCCCTTCTCGCTGGCGACCGACCTTCTCGGCCCGCTGCAGATCGAGCATGTCAGCCTGGGCCAGTGGATCACCCTGCCCGGCGGCGACCAGCGCCCGCAAAGCTGGCGCATCCTGGCCCACGCGGGCAACGTCGACGTGACCATCGCCCTGTCCTTGGTCGAGACCTTCGACGACCGCTCGGTGACGCTGCGCGGCTCATCGGGCATGGCGCGGATGGATTTCGCCGCCGACACGCTGGTGGTGGCGCGCGACAACACCGCCGATCTGGTGCTGAACCCGCTGCTGAAGGAACTGGGCCGCTCGGGCGCCCATCTGCGCGAGGGGGTGCGGAACGCCGTCCGGCAGGCGGCGTCGCTGAACCAGAAAAGCCCCTATGGGCTGAGCTTCCGGGCCACGGTGGCCGCCTTCTACGACGGCATCCGCAGCGGCCGGCCCGACCCGCGCTTCGCGCCCGATGCGGCGCGCGCCGTCATGGCCGGCATCGGCGAGGCGCTGGATCGGCTGCCGGCGCTGCCGCCGGTGCCGGCGCGGCCCATCGGCACGCCGCAGCCGCGCGTCATGGTGATCGGCGGCACCGGCTTCATCGGCCGCAACCTGACCCGGCGGCTGGTCGAGCGCGGGCATGACGTGCGCGTCGTCTCGCGCGGGAAGAACGGGCCCTTCCCCGACCTGGCCGACCATGTCGAGACCCATGGCGTCTCGATGCGCGACGAGGATGGGCTGGCCGAGGCGATGGCCGGGATGGACGTGGTCTTCAACCTGGCCAAATCGACCGACAAGAGCTGGCAGGCGGCGCTGGACAACGACGTGGCCACGACCGAGCGCATCGGCCGCGCCGCCATCCGCGCCGGCATCGGCCGGCTGATCCATACCGGCACCATCGCCTCATACGACATGTCGGACCCCGGCCGGACCATCACCGAGGCCACCGGTTTCGGCGAGATGGAGACCCGCAACATCTATGCCCGCTCGAAGGCCGAGGGCGAAAGGCGGCTGCTGGCCATGCAGGCGCAGGGGTTGCGGCTGGTGATCGCCCGGCCGGGCATCGTGCTGGGCGACGGCGGGCCCTTGCAGCATTGGGGCATCGGCCGCTGGCACGGCGCCGGCGCCGTGCGGCTGTGGGGCAACGGCCGCAATATCCTGCCCTTCGTGCTGGCCGACGACGTCTCGGACGGGCTGATCGCGATGATGGACCGCGACGAGGCCCTGGGCCAGGACTTCAACCTGATCGGCGACCCGATGTTTTCGGGCCGCGACTATTTCGACGCGATCCACGCCCGCACCGGGGCCCGGCTGAAGGTCAGCGGCTCGAACCTGACCGCGCTCTGGGCGGTCGATGCCGGCAAGCAGGGGCTGAAACGCTATGCCTTGCGCAGGAAGGGTGCGACGCCGGCCTCGCTCGCCGACTGGAAATCGCGCGGGCACCTGTCGCCCTTCGACAACCAGAAGCCCAAGCGGCTGCTGGGCTGGGTGCCGGAATCGGACCGCGACGCCTTCTGGCGCCGCGCCATCGACGAGGCACATCTGTTCTGGTGA
- a CDS encoding glycosyltransferase family 2 protein, whose protein sequence is MHRPTLGAVAIGRNEGDRLKACLRSLVPLCDRVVYVDSGSRDDSVAFARSLGVEVVELDTTTPFTAARARNAGAEALLAGGELDLVQFVDGDCRVEADWLDAGVAAMQAVARLGIVTGWRGEIQPTATVYNQMCEVDWRRPAGPIVACGGDMMVRVAAFRQVGGFDPTVIAAEDDEFCLRIGKAGWKLERLPVQMTWHDAAMTRFGQWWQRTIRNGHGFAQVGAMHPPHFKREQRRVWVYGLVLPLLFLLGLFTSAWLSVLVLALYGLSFWKTWRGLAGKPMALHQAALLTLAKIPNLLGMLTFHRRRRRGDDMRIIEYK, encoded by the coding sequence ATGCACCGTCCGACGCTGGGTGCGGTGGCCATCGGCCGCAACGAAGGCGACAGGCTGAAAGCCTGCCTGCGCTCGCTGGTGCCGCTGTGCGACCGCGTGGTCTATGTCGACAGCGGCTCGCGCGACGATTCCGTGGCTTTCGCCCGGTCGCTCGGCGTCGAGGTGGTCGAACTGGACACGACGACCCCCTTCACCGCCGCCCGCGCCCGCAATGCCGGGGCCGAGGCGCTGCTGGCCGGGGGCGAACTGGACCTGGTGCAATTCGTCGACGGCGACTGCCGGGTCGAGGCCGACTGGCTGGATGCGGGCGTCGCCGCCATGCAGGCCGTCGCGCGGCTTGGCATCGTGACCGGCTGGCGGGGCGAGATCCAGCCCACCGCCACCGTCTACAACCAGATGTGCGAGGTCGATTGGCGCCGCCCCGCCGGCCCTATCGTGGCCTGCGGCGGCGACATGATGGTGCGGGTCGCGGCCTTTCGCCAGGTCGGCGGCTTCGACCCGACGGTGATCGCGGCCGAGGACGACGAATTCTGCCTGCGCATCGGCAAGGCCGGCTGGAAACTGGAGCGGCTGCCGGTGCAGATGACCTGGCACGACGCCGCCATGACCCGTTTCGGCCAGTGGTGGCAGCGCACAATCAGGAACGGCCATGGCTTCGCCCAGGTCGGCGCCATGCATCCGCCGCATTTCAAGCGCGAGCAGCGGCGGGTCTGGGTCTATGGACTGGTGCTGCCGCTGCTTTTCCTGCTGGGCCTGTTCACCAGCGCCTGGCTTTCGGTGCTGGTGCTGGCGCTCTACGGGCTTTCGTTCTGGAAGACCTGGCGCGGACTTGCCGGCAAGCCGATGGCGCTGCACCAGGCGGCGCTGCTGACGCTGGCCAAGATCCCCAACCTCTTGGGGATGCTGACATTCCACCGCCGTCGCCGAAGGGGCGACGATATGCGGATTATCGAGTACAAATAG
- a CDS encoding HPP family protein — translation MTKPAGTMLHRIALALGPAIAPGSPREALRAGIGALVGLGISGLFLLSPATDLRLGLYMIAPFGATSVLVFAVPNSPLAQPWSAVVGNVAAAVLGVIACLLVPDPAWRIALAVGTTIAIMVPLRAVHPPAGAVAMTAALNPEAIQQQGFGFVVAPVLAGTVALVVIAMLYARATGRRYPFRHFEDPGPHGTADHPAMERLGLSEAELTEILQRYRQSLNLGVEDLARLIGAAELQAASHHAGPLTVAEVMSRDLVTVGPQTRLSVVADIFREHGFTSVPVVENGDQFRGVIFQIHLIRRAREDAFRHDRRLLSAMTDLLGRSGTAARAGQIMQTDPPHVAPDSPIATLLPMLASGDCHAVPVLDGGRIVGIVTQTDLISALARQSLRRERAAH, via the coding sequence ATGACGAAACCGGCCGGGACCATGCTGCACCGGATCGCCCTGGCGCTGGGGCCGGCGATCGCCCCCGGCTCGCCGCGCGAAGCGCTGCGGGCGGGAATCGGGGCGCTGGTCGGGCTGGGGATCTCGGGGCTGTTCCTGCTGTCGCCGGCGACCGACCTGCGGCTGGGGCTCTATATGATCGCGCCCTTCGGGGCGACCTCGGTGCTGGTCTTTGCGGTGCCGAACAGCCCGCTGGCGCAACCCTGGTCGGCGGTGGTGGGCAATGTCGCCGCTGCGGTCCTTGGCGTGATCGCCTGCCTGCTGGTGCCCGATCCGGCCTGGCGCATCGCGCTGGCGGTCGGGACCACCATCGCGATCATGGTGCCGCTGCGCGCCGTGCACCCGCCCGCCGGCGCCGTCGCCATGACTGCGGCGCTGAACCCCGAGGCGATTCAGCAGCAGGGCTTCGGCTTCGTTGTCGCGCCGGTGCTGGCCGGCACGGTGGCGCTGGTGGTGATCGCCATGCTCTACGCCCGGGCGACCGGCCGGCGCTATCCGTTCCGGCATTTCGAGGACCCCGGCCCGCATGGCACCGCCGACCATCCGGCCATGGAGCGGCTGGGCCTGTCCGAGGCCGAGCTGACCGAGATCCTGCAACGCTATCGCCAGTCGCTGAACCTGGGCGTCGAGGACCTGGCCCGGCTGATCGGCGCCGCCGAGCTGCAAGCCGCCAGCCACCACGCCGGGCCGCTGACCGTGGCCGAGGTCATGTCGCGCGACCTGGTGACCGTCGGGCCGCAGACCCGCCTGTCCGTGGTCGCGGACATTTTCCGCGAGCATGGCTTCACCTCGGTCCCGGTGGTCGAGAACGGCGACCAGTTCCGCGGCGTGATCTTCCAGATCCACCTGATCCGCCGCGCGCGCGAGGACGCCTTTCGCCACGACCGCCGGCTGCTTTCGGCCATGACAGACCTGCTGGGCCGCTCGGGCACGGCGGCGCGGGCCGGACAGATCATGCAGACCGATCCGCCGCATGTCGCCCCGGACAGCCCCATCGCGACGCTGCTGCCGATGCTCGCCTCGGGCGACTGCCATGCCGTGCCTGTGCTGGACGGCGGGCGCATCGTCGGCATCGTCACCCAGACCGACCTGATCTCGGCCCTGGCCCGGCAAAGCCTGCGCCGCGAGCGCGCGGCGCATTAA
- a CDS encoding LamB/YcsF family protein: MRIDLNSDLGEGYGAWSMGDDAAMLDIVSSANVACGFHAGDPLTMLATVREATARGVAIGAHVSYPDRVGFGRRPMDVTHAELVADVIYQIGALQGICAAAGTRVTYVKPHGALYNTIATDARQGAAVIEGIRVVDPALALMGLAGTPILAQAAEAGLPTIAEAFADRGYRPDGQLVSRRDPGAVLHDPEAVAARMLRLATEGAIEAADGSLLRLRADSICVHGDSPGAVAMAVRIRAVLVENGVTIAPFAPGAA, encoded by the coding sequence ATGAGGATCGACCTGAACAGCGACCTGGGCGAGGGCTATGGCGCCTGGAGCATGGGCGACGATGCCGCCATGCTGGACATCGTCAGCTCGGCCAATGTGGCCTGCGGCTTTCACGCCGGCGACCCGCTGACCATGCTGGCCACGGTGCGCGAGGCGACGGCGCGCGGCGTCGCCATCGGCGCGCATGTCTCCTACCCCGACCGGGTGGGCTTCGGCCGCCGGCCCATGGACGTGACCCATGCCGAGCTGGTGGCCGACGTGATCTATCAGATCGGCGCACTGCAGGGCATCTGCGCCGCCGCCGGCACCCGCGTCACCTACGTCAAGCCGCATGGCGCGCTTTACAACACCATCGCCACCGACGCCCGCCAAGGCGCGGCGGTGATCGAGGGCATCCGCGTCGTCGATCCCGCGCTTGCCCTGATGGGTCTGGCCGGCACGCCGATCCTGGCCCAGGCGGCCGAGGCCGGCCTGCCCACCATCGCCGAGGCCTTCGCCGACCGCGGCTATCGCCCCGACGGACAGCTGGTCTCGCGACGCGATCCCGGTGCGGTGTTGCACGACCCCGAGGCCGTCGCCGCCCGAATGCTGCGTCTGGCGACCGAGGGGGCGATCGAGGCGGCGGACGGCTCGCTCCTGCGGCTGCGCGCCGACAGCATCTGCGTGCATGGCGACAGCCCCGGAGCCGTCGCCATGGCCGTCCGCATCCGCGCCGTGCTGGTCGAGAACGGCGTCACCATCGCCCCCTTCGCCCCGGGCGCGGCATGA
- a CDS encoding D-glutamate cyclase family protein gives MTPDIAIARAARLSCRNAPPRPTAGLAPGFTQCNLIALPRDWAWDFLLFWACGVTPQAALMASRPPFAITHAPGHMFITDVPDTHWQV, from the coding sequence ATGACCCCCGACATCGCCATCGCCCGCGCCGCCCGGCTATCCTGCCGCAACGCCCCCCCGCGCCCCACGGCGGGGCTGGCGCCGGGCTTTACCCAATGCAACCTGATCGCGCTGCCCCGGGACTGGGCCTGGGACTTCCTGCTGTTCTGGGCCTGCGGCGTGACCCCGCAGGCGGCGCTGATGGCGTCGAGGCCGCCCTTTGCCATCACCCATGCGCCGGGACACATGTTCATCACCGACGTGCCCGACACGCATTGGCAGGTATGA
- a CDS encoding 5-oxoprolinase subunit B/C family protein, producing MRFLPIGPRTLLAELDDLDQTLALFDALLADPVPGVSEIVPAARTLMIRTAPGVAADGRLAGAVLARQPAPGTPPAARASETVELPVTYDGADLADVAAHMGLTEAELNAAHQETTWQVAFCGFAPGFAYMTCDDPRFDLPRRATPRTRIPAGSVALAGRFCGVYPQETPGGWQLIGRTAVPMWDLSRDPPALLRPGVRCRFVARKAEVRPSAAIPQPQPEQGLRVLSTAFPIVFQDEGRPGQGGQGVSASGALDMGALRRANRAVGNPSDAPALEITLGPVRLRADRPMVLALTGATQASVAGHLIPRGAAFAVDAGDEISIAPPGAGMRSYLALRGGYRAAPVLGSAATDTLAHVGPEPIIPGAVLTPANRPATATAVPEPEPPLPKAGDLVELPVTLGPRTDWFTPKMVRHFLAQEWLVTPQSSRVGIRLQGAPVTREDARELPSEGAETGAVQIPHSGQPVLFLADHPLTGGYPVIATLRPEALDLAGQIPPGARIRFTAAHDFAPITLRRPA from the coding sequence ATGCGCTTCCTGCCCATCGGTCCCCGCACCCTGCTCGCGGAACTGGACGACCTCGACCAGACGCTGGCGCTGTTCGACGCGCTTCTGGCCGATCCGGTGCCCGGCGTCTCCGAGATCGTCCCGGCCGCGCGCACGCTGATGATCCGCACCGCGCCGGGCGTGGCCGCCGACGGCCGGCTGGCCGGTGCGGTCCTGGCCCGCCAGCCGGCCCCCGGCACGCCGCCCGCCGCCCGCGCCAGCGAGACGGTCGAGCTGCCCGTGACCTATGACGGCGCGGACCTGGCCGATGTCGCCGCCCATATGGGCCTGACCGAGGCCGAGCTGAATGCCGCCCATCAAGAGACCACCTGGCAGGTCGCTTTCTGCGGCTTCGCGCCGGGCTTTGCCTATATGACCTGCGACGATCCTCGCTTCGACCTGCCGCGGCGGGCGACGCCGCGCACCCGCATCCCGGCGGGTTCGGTGGCGCTGGCCGGGCGCTTCTGCGGCGTCTATCCGCAGGAAACGCCGGGTGGCTGGCAGTTGATCGGCCGCACAGCGGTGCCGATGTGGGACCTGTCGCGCGACCCACCGGCGCTGCTGCGCCCCGGCGTGCGCTGCCGTTTCGTCGCGCGCAAGGCTGAGGTCCGCCCCTCGGCCGCCATCCCGCAGCCGCAACCCGAGCAGGGCCTGCGCGTGCTGTCCACCGCCTTTCCCATCGTCTTTCAGGACGAGGGGCGGCCGGGGCAGGGCGGGCAAGGGGTTTCCGCCTCGGGGGCGCTGGACATGGGCGCGCTGCGCAGGGCCAATCGCGCCGTCGGCAACCCCTCGGACGCGCCGGCGCTGGAGATCACCCTGGGTCCCGTCCGGCTGCGGGCCGACCGACCCATGGTGCTGGCGCTGACCGGCGCGACCCAGGCCAGCGTCGCCGGTCACCTCATCCCGCGCGGTGCGGCTTTCGCGGTGGATGCGGGCGACGAGATCAGCATCGCTCCGCCCGGCGCGGGCATGCGCAGCTATCTGGCCCTGCGCGGCGGGTATCGGGCTGCGCCGGTGCTGGGCTCGGCTGCGACCGATACGCTGGCCCATGTCGGTCCCGAGCCGATCATCCCGGGCGCGGTTCTGACCCCGGCGAACCGTCCCGCCACCGCCACGGCCGTGCCGGAACCCGAACCGCCGCTGCCGAAAGCCGGCGATCTGGTGGAACTGCCGGTGACCCTCGGCCCGCGCACGGATTGGTTCACGCCCAAGATGGTCCGACATTTCCTGGCTCAGGAATGGCTGGTCACGCCGCAAAGCTCGCGCGTGGGCATCCGCCTGCAGGGCGCGCCGGTCACGCGCGAGGACGCGCGCGAACTGCCCTCGGAAGGCGCCGAGACCGGCGCCGTCCAGATCCCGCATTCCGGCCAGCCGGTGCTGTTTCTGGCCGACCACCCGCTGACCGGCGGCTATCCGGTCATCGCCACGCTGCGCCCCGAGGCGCTGGACCTCGCCGGCCAGATCCCGCCCGGCGCCCGCATCCGCTTTACCGCCGCCCACGACTTCGCCCCGATCACGCTACGGAGGCCCGCATGA
- a CDS encoding acetyl/propionyl/methylcrotonyl-CoA carboxylase subunit alpha, whose translation MTLFATGPTRPINRLLIANRGEIAVRIIRACRDEGIRSVAIYADSDRDALFVRMADEAHALGGDKPKETYLDAGKIIAIARKAGADAIHPGYGFLSERADFAQAVQDAGLIWIGPDPKVIEALGDKIEARRIAETVGAPLVAGTPGPVETPAEALAFAKQHGLPIAIKAAFGGGGRGMKVAWRLEEVEELFQSATREAEAAFGRGECFIEQFLDRPRHVEAQVLADRHGTVKVLGTRDCTLQRRNQKLIEEAPAPFLTDEQRARIHDSARAICAHAGYSGAGTVEYLLSANGTISFLEVNTRLQVEHPVTEETTGIDLVRAMIRVAQGARLADETVPEPRGHAIEFRINVEDPARGFLPTPGPVEVFDAPSGPGVRLDSGVAQGSVVPGSFDSLMAKLIVTGATRAEALQRAVRALREFHIEGVASVLPFDRAVVEAPDFRAEDGNFRVHTRWIETDFAETLAQAVAPHARVAPVPPAPLLRLAIEIDGQLHELGLPGNLLAQMPQGTAVGETAPEADAAALTAPVAGTLTLWQVEDGAEVETGQVVAVIEAMKMETRVEAHRKGRLTRAAEEGATLGFGEALARIG comes from the coding sequence ATGACGCTTTTCGCCACCGGCCCGACCCGGCCGATCAACCGCCTGCTGATCGCGAACCGCGGCGAGATCGCCGTCCGCATCATCCGCGCCTGCCGCGACGAGGGCATCCGCTCCGTCGCCATCTATGCCGACAGCGACCGCGACGCGCTGTTCGTCCGCATGGCCGACGAAGCCCATGCCTTGGGCGGCGACAAGCCCAAGGAAACCTATCTCGACGCCGGCAAGATCATCGCCATCGCCCGCAAGGCGGGCGCCGATGCCATCCATCCCGGCTATGGCTTCCTGTCGGAACGGGCCGATTTCGCGCAGGCCGTGCAGGACGCCGGGCTGATCTGGATCGGCCCCGACCCGAAGGTGATCGAGGCGCTCGGCGACAAGATCGAGGCCCGCCGCATTGCCGAAACCGTCGGTGCGCCGCTGGTCGCCGGCACCCCCGGTCCGGTCGAAACCCCGGCCGAGGCGCTGGCTTTCGCCAAGCAGCACGGCCTGCCCATCGCCATCAAGGCCGCTTTCGGCGGCGGCGGGCGCGGCATGAAGGTCGCCTGGCGGCTGGAAGAGGTCGAGGAGCTGTTCCAATCCGCCACCCGCGAGGCCGAGGCCGCCTTCGGCCGCGGCGAATGCTTCATCGAGCAATTCCTCGACCGCCCGCGCCATGTCGAGGCGCAGGTGCTGGCAGACCGGCACGGCACCGTCAAGGTGCTGGGCACCCGCGACTGCACCCTGCAACGCCGCAACCAGAAGCTGATCGAGGAGGCGCCCGCGCCCTTCCTCACCGACGAACAGCGCGCCCGCATCCACGATTCCGCCCGCGCCATCTGCGCCCATGCCGGCTATTCCGGCGCCGGGACGGTGGAATACCTGCTCTCGGCCAATGGCACGATCTCCTTCCTCGAAGTGAACACGCGGCTTCAGGTCGAACATCCGGTGACCGAGGAAACCACCGGCATCGACCTGGTGCGCGCCATGATCCGCGTCGCGCAAGGCGCAAGGCTGGCCGACGAGACCGTGCCCGAACCGCGCGGCCATGCCATCGAGTTCCGCATCAATGTCGAGGACCCCGCGCGCGGCTTTCTGCCCACGCCCGGCCCGGTCGAGGTCTTCGATGCGCCCTCGGGGCCGGGCGTCCGGCTGGACAGCGGCGTGGCCCAGGGCTCGGTGGTGCCGGGCAGCTTCGATTCGTTGATGGCCAAGCTGATCGTGACGGGCGCCACCCGCGCCGAGGCCCTGCAACGCGCCGTCCGTGCGCTGCGCGAGTTCCACATCGAGGGCGTCGCCTCGGTGCTGCCCTTCGACCGCGCCGTGGTCGAGGCGCCGGATTTCCGTGCCGAGGACGGGAATTTCCGCGTCCATACCCGCTGGATCGAGACCGATTTCGCCGAGACCCTGGCCCAGGCGGTCGCGCCCCACGCCCGCGTCGCCCCGGTGCCGCCGGCGCCGCTGCTGCGCCTCGCCATCGAGATCGACGGCCAGCTGCATGAATTGGGCCTGCCCGGCAACCTGCTGGCGCAGATGCCGCAGGGCACGGCGGTCGGTGAAACCGCCCCCGAAGCCGATGCCGCCGCCCTGACCGCCCCCGTCGCGGGCACGCTGACGCTGTGGCAAGTCGAGGACGGCGCCGAGGTCGAGACGGGCCAGGTCGTCGCCGTCATCGAGGCGATGAAGATGGAGACCCGCGTCGAGGCGCATCGCAAAGGCCGGCTCACTCGCGCAGCGGAAGAGGGCGCGACGCTGGGCTTCGGCGAGGCCCTGGCCCGGATCGGCTGA